In Aphelocoma coerulescens isolate FSJ_1873_10779 chromosome 3, UR_Acoe_1.0, whole genome shotgun sequence, a single window of DNA contains:
- the LOC138108840 gene encoding uncharacterized protein, with product MIKLVILFCILPQHHGQKAAEWPWSGTTIRYTSALRSHPRDRRPNPDTAVLHDSKVYHSNEWGWDSKDWTTTLNGTIGEKIEVRCRKVEGPFSGKASTITITGNFLKPNGKSDLHPNITAELCPTTEWACNTQTLFILCCRQKNVGNYSLDPSTNNVQITKLCKNEPTDCWYNFTLTKSAYVTCNWQNNQTDQPGLKGLTYKFKINAVAKPILSVVITYHGISTSLVLDDKNNVFPPFMVTQGDDVSIRCRLIGRSFTKPIHSYSIGPHDRVLFCEIQNQDCWLNLTDVQFSHKVMCGKNDTKHWGKLNVNVVIPTTQPPVMLSPRIFKVGPYTIRKTGQQQILFNPAWSLKQVKLLMQNNVSEVQPACSPFLQTSFEGWTTWLRKRNPSKKRTQRDITGVMGTGLGILNSIDSEVLMNKLIATTTDLTKIQQPLQSSLLALGSHQWLLSNILPNWEKVNVNDHKLIIDALDATQNNISLALSCIQAQLWMQSVAASIIREGEEGTFPTEIRKIIWDSATDFEREFQSWWNLVNFTYDPLTNTATAFVLTIRNASVHLIFPVIALGLNHDGAVLYPFEHREWARQIGEKWQTVNLETCIVREQQGFICESNAIRAQDICLDTEQNICHFEIHPNETPETVLVYIGNGCACLRTACDEVFVENLVVDTKNHSNFCVCNFTKIIGCDFSYLAPVTSYHLLQSNYTLIHQLLPTPIGMNLTLVKQLLLHQDLIEILEKIKKNGQKTLVTVHHNVKEIHRVLERVKKDVEHRWWDTLFGWSPTATGVLNKLCHPIIVLLILVLIGFALSAVLYIMN from the coding sequence ATGATAAAACTGGTGATACTTTTCTGCATCCTACCACAACACCATggccaaaaagcagctgagtGGCCATGGTCTGGTACTACCATTAGGTACACTAGTGCTCTAAGATCCCATCCTAGAGATCGTCGCCCAAACCCAGACACTGCAGTACTGCACGACTCTAAGGTATACCATTCAAATGAATGGGGATGGGACTCAAAAGATTGGACTACAACCCTAAATGGAACAATTGGTGAGAAAATTGAGGTAAGATGCAGAAAAGTAGAAGGACCTTTCTCCGGGAAAGCTTCCACCATTACAATCACCGGGAATTTTCTAAAACCAAATGGGAAAAGTGACCTGCACCCCAACATTACGGCCGAACTCTGCCCTACAACAGAGTGGGCGTGTAACACACAAACCCTCTTCATCCTGTGTTGTCGTCAGAAGAATGTCGGTAACTACAGCCTAGACCCCAGTACCAACAATGTCCAAATCACGAAGCTTTGCAAAAATGAACCAACTGACTGCTGGTATAACTTTACTCTAACTAAATCAGCCTATGTAACATGCAATTGGCAAAATAACCAGACAGATCAGCCAGGTTTGAAAGGTTTAACttataaattcaaaataaatgctGTAGCAAAGCCCATACTAAGTGTAGTAATTACGTACCATGGTATAAGTACCTCCCTCGTACTAGATGACAAGAACAAcgtttttcctccctttatgGTAACCCAAGGTGATGATGTTTCAATACGATGTAGACTAATTGGTAGATCTTTTACTAAACCTATACACAGTTATAGCATTGGACCTCATGACCGcgttttgttttgtgaaattcAAAACCAAGATTGTTGGCTAAACTTAACTGATGTGCAATTTTCCCATAAAGTCATGTGTGGTAAAAACGATACAAAACACTGGGGAAAACTCAATGTCAATGTTGTAATACCTACCACCCAACCACCGGTTATGCTGAGCCCAAGAATTTTTAAAGTTGGACCATatacaatcaggaaaacaggccaACAACAAATACTATTTAATCCAGCATGGTCTCTTAAACAAGTCAAATTGCTCATGCAAAACAATGTCTCAGAAGTTCAGCCAGCTTGTTCACCCTTTCTGCAAACTTCCTTCGAGGGGTGGACAACCTGGTTGCGAAAGCGAAACCCTTCTAAGAAACGAACGCAAAGAGACATAACCGGTGTCATGGGAACAGGATTGGGAATCTTAAATAGTATTGATTCAGAAGTattaatgaataaattaattgcCACAACTACAGATTTGACTAAAATACAACAACCACTGCAGTCATCCCTATTAGCCTTGGGAAGCCATCAGTGGTTGTTATCAAACATATTACCAAATTGGGAAAAGGTAAATGTGAATGACCACAAATTGATAATTGACGCACTCGATGCTacacaaaataacatttctttagctctcagctgcatccaggctcaattatggatgcagtcagttgctgcctcaattataagagaaggcgaagaaggcacttttcctactgaaattcGGAAAATAATCTGGGACAGTGccactgattttgaaagagaattccaatCCTGGTGGAACTTAGTAAACTTTACCTACGATCCCCtcacaaacacagccacagcctttgTACTGACTATACGTAATGCTTCAGTGCATCTGATATTCCCTGTCATTGCATTAGGGCTGAACCATGATGGAGCTGTTCTCTATCCTTTCGAGCATAGAGAATGGGCCCGTCAAATTGGTGAGAAGTGGCAAACCGTTAATTTAGAAACTTGTATTGTCCGAGAACAACAAGGGttcatctgtgaaagtaatgcaattagagctcaagacatttgtttagatacagaacaaaatatctgtcattttgaaattcatcctaacgagactcctgaaacagtgcttgTCTATATAGGTAATGGATGTGCATGCTTAAGAACTGCTTGTGATGAAGTATTTGTAGAAAATTTAGTAGTAGATAcaaaaaatcattcaaatttttgtgtttgtaactttactaaaatcataggatgtgatttttcatatttagccCCAGTTACTTCTTATCATCTTTTACAGTCCAATTACACATTGATCCACCAATTATTGCCTACCCCCATTGGGATGAACCTTACTTTGGTAAAGCAATTGTTGCTTCACCaagatttaattgaaattttggaaaagatcaagaaaaatggacagaaaaccTTAGTAACTGTTCATcacaatgtgaaagaaatacatcgTGTTCTAGAAAGGGTAAAGAAAGATGTTGAACACAGGTGGTGGGATACTCTTTTTGGGTGGTCACCTACTGCTACAGGTGTCCTGAACAAATTGTGTCATCCCATCATTGTTctcttgattttggttttgattggttttgctTTATCAGCAGTCTTATACATCATGAATTAG